One Apodemus sylvaticus chromosome 23, mApoSyl1.1, whole genome shotgun sequence genomic window carries:
- the LOC127673655 gene encoding zinc finger protein 431-like isoform X9 — MIMITLLLVRQETHGNAVTYDDVVVNFTREEWALLDPSQKSLYKDVMLDTYRNLTEIGYNWEGHNIEEDYEYSGGHRRHLQRYEPVTTGVKPCECVQYDGAFARNNNHQIHKSMHTGSFVSYSGLQIHRRSYSGKKVYDCDCDKVFAHHSNLQKHKRTYTGEKPYECNQCGKAFAFHSYLQIHKRTHTGEKPYECNQCGKAFAGLSSLQIHKRTHTGEKPYDCNQCGKAFADHGHLLRHKRTHTGEKPYECDQCGKTFAHQNTLQTHIRTHTGEKPYECNQCGKAFALHSNLHRHKRTHTGEKPYECNQCGKAFPRDYNLQIHKRIHTGEKPYGCDQCGKAFADHNYLKIHKRAHTEEKPYRCDQCGKAFTGLSHLHRHIRTHTGEKPYECDECGKAFAHHRYFKIHKRTHTGEKPYECNQCGKAFAHQSHLHRHKRTHTGEKPYECDQCGKTFAYHNALHNHKRTHTGEKPYECNQCGKAFAYHSTLQNHKRTHTGEKPYECTQCGKAFAQQSHLHRHKRTHTGEKHYEYN; from the exons ATGATCATGATTACATTATTACTTGTGCGTCAGGAAACACATGGG AATGCAGTGACATATGATGATGTAGTGGTGAACTTTACTCGGGAAGAATGggctttgctggatccttcccagaagagtctctacaaagatgtgatgctggatACCTATAGGAATCTCACTGAAATAG GCTATAACTGGGAAGGTCACAATATAGAAGAAGATTATGAATATTCTGGAGGACATAGAAG GCATCTTCAAAGATATGAACCAGTTACTACTGGAGTGAAACCCTGTGAATGTGTTCAATATGATGGAGCCTTTGCAAGAAACAATAACCATCAGATCCATAAAAGCATGCATACTGGATCCTTTGTGTCTTATTCTGGTCTTCAAATACACAGAAGATCATACTCTGGAAAAAAAGTCTATGATTGTGATTGTGATAAAGTCTTTGCTCATCACAGTAATCTTCAAAAGCATAAAAGAAcatatactggagagaaaccctatgaatgtaaccaatgtggaaaagcctttgcaTTTCACAGTTATCTTCAAatccataaaagaacacatactggagagaaaccctatgaatgtaatcaatgtggcaaagcctttgcaggaCTCAGCAGTCTTCAAatccataaaagaacacatactggagagaaaccctatgattgtaatcaatgtggcaaagcctttgcagaTCACGGGCATCTTCTaaggcataaaagaacacatactggagaaaaaccctatGAATGTGACCAATGTGGCAAAACCTTTGCACATCAAAACACTCTTCAAACTCAtataagaacacatactggagagaaaccctatgaatgtaaccaatgtgggaaagcctttgcacTTCATAGTAATCTTCAcaggcataaaagaacacataccggagagaagccctatgaatgtaaccaatgtggcaaagctTTTCCACGTGACTACAATcttcaaattcataaaagaatacatactggagagaaaccctatggatgtgaccaatgtggcaaagcctttgcagaTCACAACTATCTAAAAATCCATAAAAGAGCACATACTGAAGAAAAACCCTATCGATGtgaccaatgtggcaaagcctttacaGGTCTCAGCCATCTTCACAGGCAtataagaacacatactggagagaagccctatgaatgtgatgaatgtggcaaagcctttgcacatcacagatattttaaaatacataaaagaacacatactggagagaaaccctatgaatgtaaccaatgtggaaaagcctttgcgCATCAAAGCCATCTTCAcaggcataaaagaacacatactggagagaaaccctatgaatgtgaCCAATGTGGAAAAACCTTTGCATATCACAATGCTCTTCAtaaccataaaagaacacatactggagagaaaccctatgaatgtaaccaatgtggaaaagcctttgcatatcacagtactcttcaaaaccataaaagaacacatactggagagaagccctatgaatgtacccaatgtggaaaagcctttgcaCAACAAAGCCATCTTCAcaggcataaaagaacacatactggagagaaacactaTGAATATAACTAA